Proteins encoded in a region of the Bacteroidales bacterium WCE2004 genome:
- a CDS encoding CarboxypepD_reg-like domain-containing protein, giving the protein MKRLIKIALLLLCTMTFSTGAFAARQGETLLRGSIVDTTGEPAGFATVFLSAADGTIVTGNTADENGRFELRAAEGNYTLTVSLVGYRDVKKEVKLAGPVMDIPAITLNEDAEMLGAASVSAVMPKTRLTGEGLATSVRGSVLENAGTARDVLGKVPGLIRNRDGLEVVGKGAPRIYINGRRMTDASELDRLQSHEIQSVEVITNPGAQYDASVRAVVRIRTIRRQGEGFGFNVALSDEQSLRNKDFNDPNANLNVNYRTGGVDIFAGATYASSNQSQTSTLTQETVGKVNYRQEEDLYGSFSDKRAGVNGGVNWQIANNHFAGFKLDYNRNLSHKEFTWMEGDMFVNGSLLDHIRTENSGSNGSSNPYTFGGNAYYNGSVGKLGIDLNLDYYNVADSKKNTALETSNIEGATVNTESVSNLNLYAAKLVLSYPIWRGMLQVGTEETFTRGKDDYLLSGADIPASSAKVREDNIAAFANYGFVLGQFGQLSAGLRYEHVNYAYDDLAGKNSFTRQYDNFFPSVSFAGVFGKVQQMLSYSVRTTRPNYSALSNAIRYNNRYTLQSGNAALQPQTTHSFSSTTVWNFFTFVVNYDRTNDPIISWANIYNDEGVVLLKPHNLDKPYRLLSAYVVANPTIGIWNLNFAGGVQQGWLNIDVKDESGKVVRSLSFNDKPFFFVQLNNTFTLPKGWQFELGAEYHSKGYSQNVLLTNHYLNVSAAIQKTLLRDGSLVLRITGNDLAGLANYNVDSNTGNYHIIQSNRMDTQRVGVSLRYRFNTAASKYKGTGAGKDARDRMK; this is encoded by the coding sequence ATGAAAAGACTTATCAAAATCGCGCTCCTGCTGCTCTGCACGATGACTTTTAGCACCGGAGCCTTCGCCGCCCGCCAGGGAGAAACCCTTCTTCGCGGCTCCATCGTAGACACCACGGGCGAGCCTGCCGGCTTCGCTACCGTATTTCTCTCCGCCGCTGACGGCACCATCGTCACCGGAAATACCGCCGACGAGAACGGCCGCTTCGAACTGCGCGCCGCCGAAGGCAACTATACCCTCACCGTATCCCTCGTCGGTTACCGCGACGTCAAGAAAGAAGTCAAACTGGCCGGCCCGGTGATGGACATCCCCGCCATTACCCTCAATGAAGACGCCGAAATGCTCGGCGCGGCAAGCGTATCCGCCGTGATGCCCAAGACCCGCCTCACCGGCGAAGGCCTCGCGACGTCCGTGCGCGGCTCCGTCCTGGAGAACGCCGGCACGGCCCGCGACGTCCTCGGCAAGGTCCCGGGACTGATCAGGAACCGCGACGGCCTCGAGGTCGTCGGCAAAGGCGCACCCCGTATCTACATCAACGGCCGTCGCATGACCGACGCATCGGAGCTGGACCGCCTCCAGAGCCACGAGATCCAGAGCGTCGAGGTCATCACCAACCCCGGTGCCCAGTATGACGCCTCCGTGCGTGCAGTGGTGCGCATCCGCACCATCCGCCGCCAGGGTGAAGGCTTCGGCTTCAACGTCGCCCTCTCCGACGAGCAGTCGCTCCGGAACAAAGACTTCAACGATCCGAACGCCAACCTTAACGTCAATTACCGCACGGGCGGCGTGGACATCTTCGCCGGTGCCACCTACGCATCCTCGAACCAGAGCCAGACCAGCACCCTGACGCAGGAGACGGTCGGCAAGGTCAACTACCGCCAGGAAGAAGACCTGTACGGCTCCTTCAGCGACAAGCGGGCCGGTGTCAACGGCGGCGTCAACTGGCAGATCGCCAACAACCACTTCGCCGGCTTCAAACTGGACTACAACAGAAATCTTTCCCACAAGGAATTCACCTGGATGGAAGGGGACATGTTCGTGAACGGCTCCCTGCTCGACCATATCCGCACGGAGAACTCCGGCTCCAACGGCAGCTCCAATCCTTACACTTTCGGCGGAAACGCATACTATAACGGCTCCGTGGGCAAGCTCGGCATCGACCTTAACCTGGACTACTACAATGTTGCCGACAGCAAAAAAAACACGGCCCTCGAGACCAGCAACATCGAAGGGGCGACAGTGAACACGGAGTCCGTTTCCAATCTCAACCTCTACGCCGCCAAACTCGTGCTCTCCTACCCCATCTGGCGCGGCATGCTGCAGGTGGGCACCGAAGAGACCTTCACCCGCGGTAAAGACGACTACCTCCTGTCGGGTGCCGACATCCCGGCCTCTTCCGCCAAGGTGCGTGAAGACAACATCGCCGCCTTCGCCAACTACGGCTTCGTCCTCGGCCAGTTCGGCCAGCTGAGCGCAGGCCTGCGTTACGAGCACGTCAACTATGCCTACGACGACCTTGCAGGGAAGAACAGCTTCACGCGCCAGTATGACAACTTCTTCCCGTCGGTCTCCTTCGCCGGAGTCTTCGGCAAGGTCCAGCAGATGTTGAGCTACAGCGTCCGCACGACCCGCCCGAACTATTCGGCGCTCTCCAACGCGATCCGCTACAACAACCGCTACACCCTGCAGAGCGGCAACGCCGCCCTCCAGCCGCAGACCACGCACTCCTTCTCGTCCACCACGGTCTGGAACTTCTTCACCTTCGTGGTCAACTACGACCGCACGAACGATCCCATCATCTCCTGGGCCAACATCTACAACGACGAGGGCGTCGTCCTCCTGAAGCCGCACAACCTGGACAAGCCTTACCGCCTGCTGTCCGCCTACGTGGTCGCCAACCCGACCATCGGCATCTGGAACCTGAACTTCGCCGGCGGCGTCCAGCAGGGATGGCTCAACATCGACGTCAAGGACGAATCCGGGAAGGTCGTGCGCTCCCTCTCCTTCAACGACAAGCCGTTCTTCTTCGTGCAGCTCAACAACACCTTCACCCTGCCGAAGGGCTGGCAGTTCGAACTCGGCGCGGAATACCACTCCAAGGGCTACTCGCAGAACGTGCTGTTAACCAACCACTACCTCAACGTCTCCGCCGCCATCCAGAAGACGCTCCTGCGCGACGGTTCCCTGGTGCTCCGCATCACGGGCAACGACCTCGCCGGCCTGGCCAACTACAACGTCGACAGCAACACCGGCAACTACCACATCATCCAGAGCAACCGGATGGACACGCAGCGGGTCGGTGTCTCCCTCCGCTACCGCTTCAACACCGCGGCCAGCAAGTACAAGGGAACGGGCGCCGGCAA